DNA sequence from the Candidatus Baltobacteraceae bacterium genome:
CCGAGCGTCGTGCCCTTCGCGAATTCGCGCGATTCGCCGTTGACGATCGCGATGATGGTCTGCGCACTCATGCTTTAAGAATATCTCTTTCGACGCGGTCGGGCCTCTCCATACGAGCTAACCCGAAGGCGGCATCCGTTTCGTCCGAACGCCCTTCCACGATATCCGCCAGCCGGGCGGCGGTCGCGGGAGCGAGGAGGATCCCGTTGCGATAGTGCCCGACGGCGAGAAAATATCCCGCAAGCGCGGTGGGGCCGATAAATGGGCGGCCGTCGGGCGAGCCCGGACGCAGCCCCGCCCACATTTCGCTCACGGCGAAGTCGCCAAGCGCTGGAGCGGCGGCCACCGCCGCATGCAGCAAGTCGTGGATCGCCTGCGCGGTCACGCGGGTATCGAAGCCGCGTTCCTCAACGGTCGCCCCGACCAGCAGACGGCCGTCTTCGCGCGGCACCAGATACCCGCCCGGTACCCAAATCGCGCGGCCAACGAGACCGCGCGGAATCGCGAGCGCGAGCATCTGCCCCTTCACGGGGCGAACCGGCGGCGTGCAAGCTGCCGGCACTCCCGTAATCTGCGAAGCCCAGGCACCGGCAGCATTGATGACGGCGCCGGCGGGCGCAAATCCCTCGTCGCTGCGCACGCCCAAGACCCGCCGCCCGTCGGCCTCAACGGCGACGCTCTGCAGGCCGGTTCGCACGATCGCGCCGCCCGCCGTGCAGGCGGCCGCCAAGGCGCGCCCCAGACGCCGGTTGTCGATCTCGCCCTCGCCCCGGACCAGCAGCGAGCCGCGAACGTGTTTGCCGAGAATCGGCTCCAGCGCGAGCGTCCCCTCGCGATCGTAGATTTCGCAGTCGCGCCCGGCGGCGCGCAACTCGAGCGCGCGCTCCTCGAGACCGCGCAGATCCGCGCTCGAAAAAGCGGCGCTCGCGATGCCCTCCAAGCGCAAATGCGGATCCACACCGCTCGCGGCGCGCACGCGCTCCACGAACTCCGGATAGCGCCCGAGGGATTCCTCGCAGAGCGCCTGCAGCGGCGCATCGGCGATCGCCTCGGTCCACGGCGCGAGCATGCCCGCCCCAGCCCAGGAGGCCGCCTTGGCCGGCTCGCGCGTATCGTAGACGCGAACGGCGGCGCCGCGTTGCGTCAATTCGAAAGCGATCGACAATCCGATCAAGCCCGCGCCGATAATGGCGACATCGCCCGCAAGCTTCGAAGCGGCGTTCACGCTACATCCCGGTGTAGACCGGGCCCTCCCCGCCCTGCGGCGGTACCCACGTGATGATCTGATACGGATCGACGATATCGCACGTCTTGCAATGCACGCAATTCGTGAAGTTGATCTGCAGGCGTCCTTCGACCGCGCCGCCGGCGGTCTGCGTAAACTCGGGCTCGTAGACTTTCGCCGGGCAGAAATACTGACACGGATTTCCGTACTCCACCGTGCAGCGATCGCGGCAGATGTTGGTATCGGCGACGTGCAGATGCGAGGGCTGGTTTTCCTCGTGCATCGCGCCGCTGTTAAAGACGTCGGTGAGCTTGTCGAACGTCAGCACGCCATCGATCGGCGCGCGCGGCGTTTCGAGCGGTTTGTATCCGCGCTTCTCCATCACCGCGTAGCCCGGCTCGCCTTTCATGCGATCGATGAAACCGAATCCCGCGCCGCCCGTCACCATGCTGAGGCCCGCGTTGAGCATGCCCGAGACCAACCCGCCCTTGAACCCTTGATGAAAGTTCCGCGCCGTGCGCAACTCCGCGTACGCCCACGAATCTTTGAATCGCGTGTCGTATGACGCGAGTTGGGCGGCGTCGTATTTCTCCGCCGCCAGCGCCTCGAACGCCGCTTCGGCCGCGAGCATGCCGGATTTCATCGCTAGGTGAATCCCCTTGAGGCGCATGCCGTTTAAAAATCCAGCGGAATCGCCGACGAGCATGAGCCCGTCCGCGTACAACTGCGGCATGGCGAAGAGACCGCCCTCGGGAATCGCTTTGGCGCCGTACCGCAGCAATTTCGCGCTGTCGAGCCACTTCCGGATGACCGGATGCATCTTAAGGCGCTGCAGTTCGTTTTGCGGATCGGTCGTCGGATTCTTATAGTCGAGTCCGGTCACCATTCCGATATCGAGAATGTCGTTTGCCATGCCGTAGATGAAGCCGCCGCCGAAGGTTTCGAAGGGTAGCGGATAGCCGAGCGTGTGGATGACGTGCCCGGCCGGATACGTGCCGGGCTTGAGCTGCCACAACTCCTTAACGCCGGCGGCGTAGACTTGCGGCTCGCGCCCGGCATCGAGGTTCAGGCGCGGGATCGCCTGCTTTGTGAGCGTTCCGCGCGGGCCTTCGCCCAGGACCACGATCTTCGCGAGCAGGTCGGCACCGGGCTCGTAGTTGGGCTTCGGCTGACCGTTGCGATCGACGCCTTTATCGCCGGTGCGTACGCCGATCACGCGATCGCCGTCCCACAGCACTTCCTGACCTGGAAATGCGGGAAAGACTTGCGCGCCGAGCGCTTCGGCCTGCTCGCCGAGCCACTTCGCGATCTTCTGCAGCGAGGCGACGTACTTGCCGTGGTTGTTCATCGGCGGCGGCGTGATCGGCGCTTTGATCTTACCGTTCTCGGTGAGATACCACAGCTCGTCGCCGGTAATCTCCGATTCGACCGGCGCGCTCGTCCGCCAGTCGGGCAGCAATTCGTCGAGCGCCCGCGGATCCAGGACCGCACCGGAGATGCCGTGAGCCCCGATGTCGCTGCCCTTCTCGATGACCAGAACCTCGAGTTCGCGTCCGGCCGCTTTGGCAAGCTGCATCAAGCGGATCGCGCCGGCCAGACTCGCCGGCCCCGCTCCGACAAAGAGCACATCTACTTCAAGGGTATCGCGTTGCGCCATGCCTCTTGTCTTCTCCGAGGGCCGGTTCTGTCATGCCGAAAAGCGCAGGTGCGCATAGTTGCAGAGCGCGGTGGGCCAACGGAGAGGGCCAAAATCAATAGGGAGATTCAGGCTCAGCCTCGCGATGATAACGCACTGTCAACGGCAGCCAGAATTTCTTTTGTCTCGCAAGCAATGTTTAGGCCGCAGCCATCGGAAAGATATCTAACAGCCCCGCTCCACTCGAGAAGCGAACGCAGATATTCGGGTACGGAGACGCCAAAATTCGCGCGATCCGACGTAAATTGTTCAGACCAGCGAAATGGATCTGCCAGTCGCCATTTGTCATCGGTAAAAAAGTATACCTCGTCGAAGCCCGAAAACAGTGCAGGCGCGCAGCCGAGCAAATCCCTCCCTGCGAGTACGATGAATCGCCCGAAGTCGTCGTGCGCCAGCCCCTGAATCTGGTCGCGCACATCGTCCCTTACATCCATCGAGCTGTCGACACAGGTTACACGACAATCCATCCCTTCCGCAAATTCCGGAAACCTGGCTAGTAGTCCGGCGATATCCGTATCAAAAAATTCGAACAGCAAACTGCTGCCTCCAATTACGCTCAGTAAAGTGCCCGGCTATGATCCGCTGGAATCTTTCTCGTGTTCACCTTTCTCCTTCGGTGTTAGAGGGCGCCCTTTTTGCCTCACCGGATTGCCATCTAAATCTGGCTTCCAGTCGTGGGCACGCGGGTCCCCTGCACCGTGATCGTGACCGTAGTCGATGTCCTTAACCGCGCCGCCGGAGGGGCCGTACTCTCGCACCTGCTTACCATCAGGTCGAGTGACCGTCGTCCCCGGCATTCCAAAGCGCGGAAGACTGTTGCCAATAGCGCGCCGGATTGCGCTTACGCCGTCGCGAAGCGTACGAGTAATTCGATCACGCTTCGCATATGCCCAACCGGGCAGTCCGCTCAAGCCCACAGCGCCCGCACCCCATCCAAGAGCCGAGAGGCCGCCTACCGCGGCGGCACCTCCTTCTACGATGCAGGCGTCCTCAACGCAGTACCCGCTCGGGTCAGAATAGGCGATTGGATTGTTCCGATTCCACATATAAGGTCGTTGGCTCTCGGGGTCGTGTATGTCGCCCGAATAGGCGTCTGGGCTCGTCCACTGCTGCAGCTGCGAGTCAAACGCTCTTACGCCTTGGAACGATAAGTCGGCAAACTTGTATCCTCCCGAAACAAAGACACGGCCGTGGCGGGAGTTTTAAAGCTTGAATTCGCATTGTATCCAGGATACACGCCATCGACCAGAGTGGATTTCTCAGGATTCCCAGAACGAAAGGCGCCCGAGGCGGCGGTCCATACGTCGGTGGCTCCCACCTGATGGGCAGAGATTTCGACGCCGGAAAAATCGCGGTCGAGCACCGTAAGCCCGCTTTGCGCTGCGTAAACGGCCAATTTTTCAATGTTAAGCTGCTGCAGATTTCCTGCTTGATCGGAAACGTAGAGCAAATCGTCACCATCCCAGTGCAGTGTGGCACTTGGGGAATTAGGGTTGTTCGAAACAATGCCGGCCAAGTGACCATCTGCTTCCTATTTGTACGTGGCCTGAACGAAGTTACAAATACCGTTAAAACCCGTGCAGTTATCCGATATCGTGCGATTGTCGGCATCGTATCCTCGAGTTTGAACCAGCACCTGGCCGCTACATCCGGATGTCGCACTCCACGCAATGGTTTGCGAAATCCCTCGTCCGGCGCGATCGTATGCCATCGAATCATATCCGGTTGTGCATGGGCTCGATTTTTGGGGGCTTCCCAAAAATGCTCCCGTCGCCGGGTCAACGCCCGACTGGCAGTACGGATAATTTGTCGAAAGGCTAAGTGCACACGCGTAGCCGTAAACGTCGGCAATGCGCGACAGCGTCTGCGGCGTGGTGGTCGCAGGACTCAAACCGGTCTCGCCCGTGAGTTCATCTCGGATATTGTATGCTTTAAAATCGTGACTAATCTGATTTCCTGCGCCGTTGTTTGGTGGGCGTATGAGGTTTGGCATGCCTAGATCGTAACCGGTAACGTTGCCTTCTGCGTCGTGCTGAACGTTGCTGACCCTTCTCGCTAAGCCGAAAGTGTCCACCAAACCGGGCCAGCTTCAAAAGGATGGAGGGTAGCTATCAGCAGTGGGCCACTTTGGTTCTCCGGCGGACTCTGAAGAACGAATGCGTTAGCGTCGTGGAGCCGATTAGGAATTCGCATATGACTCGCTGAGGGATCGGTGAGTGCCCGACGCCATAATTTAAAAACAATACTGACCGTAAGCTAACGATCCGCGCGTCCCGACGAGCGAATAAATCAGGCGGTGTCGGCGTCCATTTTTGAATTCGTACATAAAGACGTTTGGCGCGTTGGATATCCCAAACCTATAGATAAATATCCCCGGCTGATCGTCCAGCTGAAGATAGAGGCGCCCCGTGTGAACTGGATTGACGTGAGGC
Encoded proteins:
- the thiO gene encoding glycine oxidase ThiO, encoding MNAASKLAGDVAIIGAGLIGLSIAFELTQRGAAVRVYDTREPAKAASWAGAGMLAPWTEAIADAPLQALCEESLGRYPEFVERVRAASGVDPHLRLEGIASAAFSSADLRGLEERALELRAAGRDCEIYDREGTLALEPILGKHVRGSLLVRGEGEIDNRRLGRALAAACTAGGAIVRTGLQSVAVEADGRRVLGVRSDEGFAPAGAVINAAGAWASQITGVPAACTPPVRPVKGQMLALAIPRGLVGRAIWVPGGYLVPREDGRLLVGATVEERGFDTRVTAQAIHDLLHAAVAAAPALGDFAVSEMWAGLRPGSPDGRPFIGPTALAGYFLAVGHYRNGILLAPATAARLADIVEGRSDETDAAFGLARMERPDRVERDILKA
- a CDS encoding electron transfer flavoprotein-ubiquinone oxidoreductase; its protein translation is MAQRDTLEVDVLFVGAGPASLAGAIRLMQLAKAAGRELEVLVIEKGSDIGAHGISGAVLDPRALDELLPDWRTSAPVESEITGDELWYLTENGKIKAPITPPPMNNHGKYVASLQKIAKWLGEQAEALGAQVFPAFPGQEVLWDGDRVIGVRTGDKGVDRNGQPKPNYEPGADLLAKIVVLGEGPRGTLTKQAIPRLNLDAGREPQVYAAGVKELWQLKPGTYPAGHVIHTLGYPLPFETFGGGFIYGMANDILDIGMVTGLDYKNPTTDPQNELQRLKMHPVIRKWLDSAKLLRYGAKAIPEGGLFAMPQLYADGLMLVGDSAGFLNGMRLKGIHLAMKSGMLAAEAAFEALAAEKYDAAQLASYDTRFKDSWAYAELRTARNFHQGFKGGLVSGMLNAGLSMVTGGAGFGFIDRMKGEPGYAVMEKRGYKPLETPRAPIDGVLTFDKLTDVFNSGAMHEENQPSHLHVADTNICRDRCTVEYGNPCQYFCPAKVYEPEFTQTAGGAVEGRLQINFTNCVHCKTCDIVDPYQIITWVPPQGGEGPVYTGM